The Roseimicrobium gellanilyticum DNA window AGTTCATGGCGCTGTTCCGTCCCGTGCATCTGCAGCCACTCAATCCACGCCCTCGAACCGGGACTTCCGGAGAATCGCTATGAAACTACCGCTGACATGGCTGGCTTTGTTGCTGGCAACCATCGTGCTGCTGCCCGCGTGCAGCAGCGTCAGAACTTCGACTGAGAGTGACAGGGATCTGTTCCTTGAGGCCGACAAGAACAAGGACGGTCAACTCACGCTGGCAGAAGTGAATGCCATGGGGTTGCCGCGAGTCTTCAACCACTTTGACAAGAACCGTGATGGCACGGTGACCATGGAGGAAGCACGCGCTGTAGATCCTGACTTCGAGGAACATCACTTTTCCGAACGTGACCTCAATCGCGACGGCAAAGTCTCCTTTGAGGAATACATCCAGGTGGCGAAGAAGCGAGGAGGATTGAAGAAGCACTTCGCCGTGGTGGATGCCAATAGCGATGGTGCCATCAATCAGGCGGAGGCGAATGCCTACGTGGAGAAGCTGGAAGCCGAGACCACGGCGAATGTCACCGAGTGATCCCCTTTCATTTTTACTGCCATGAAGACAAGCACATGGATCCGGCTCCTGGGAGCCCTGTTGATTCTCATCGAATGCGTGAGTTGTGTGGCGCCGCACCCGAGTCCGGTGGTGCGGGGTCGTCGTCGCGGTGGCGTGGCTGGCGCCGCCATCGGGGGTGCAGTGAATGGATGGGAAGGCGCCGCTGCGGGCGCGCTCATTGGCGGCACCGTGGGTGGCATGACTGGCAGGGCACGGAGGTCCTACTACACAGGCACGCCCTATTATGCGCCAGCACGGAGTCCGTATGGCATGGGGTACTACTGATGTACGGCGCGTCATCAGGAGCCGCCCACCCACGTTCACTTCATCATCTGCTCCACCCAAGGCCTCAGCTCTTCCGCGAGGATGGCGTAGCCTTGGGCTGTGAGGTGCACATTGTCCGGTGCGTAAGCTCCCGGGACCAGTGTTCCGTTGCGAGTCAGGAATCGCGGAAAGAGATCGAGGAAGCGAACTTCTGCACCATTTCCAATCCCGGCAGCCTCAGTATTCACTTGGGCAATGCGGACCCGGTCGAGTCCCATGGGGTCGGCTCCCGAGGGTGGTAAGCCGAGGATGAGCACCTTGGACTGCGGAAGCTTCGCCCGAAGCTTGTCCACAATCGTGCGGATGCCCGTGACAATGTCCGTCGAGGTGTTCTTCCCATCCCACAGGTTGTTCATGCCGATCATGAGCACCACCACCTTGGGCGAGATACCTTCCAGTTCACCGTTTTCGATGCGCCAGAGCACATTGCCCGTTTTGTCGCCGCCGAGGCCGAAGTTCGCCGCCTTGAAGGGAGCGAAGTGCTTTTCCCACGGGTCCTCACCTGTGGTGCTCCAGCCCTGGGTGATGGAGTCGCCGAGGAAGAGGACATCAATGCCGCCCTGCCTGGCACGTCTCACAAAGGACTCGTGAAAGGCCTGCCATGCATGGGGCTGCTCCGGGTAGTAGCCAGGCACCGCTGTGGTGGGCACCTTCGTCACGTCACCGGGCTCCTTCGGAGATTTCGGCGCGGACACCACATTGAGGGCTGCGATTTCTTTGACGGAACTCTCCGGGGTGACGGTGATGGCTACATCATCCAGCCACGCACGGCTCTTTCCTTCCAGATACAGGGAGAGGGCCACACGGGTCGCTTGTGGGGGCACATCGATTTCGGCCTGGGCCTGCTGCCAGTCCTGAAACTTCTCCACATGAGCAATGGGAACGAGCTCGCTGAAGCCATGCTTGTCGTCGAAGAAATGGGCCGCAAAGGTCGCCTTCGCGTCCACACCGGTCCTCAACCAACCACTGACTTTGATCTTCAGCGGCCCGGGTGGGGTGATTGGGGCCTTCGCCTCGGAGGGTGTTGCGGACGAGACGACCGCCGGGTTGGCCTCTTTCGGTGGTTCGCGCAGCAAAATCATCTGGTGGATGCAGCCCCGGCCATTGTCGGTCATCGCGCTGCGGTCCACCACCATGCTGGCTTTCCCCCCGTGGTACCACAACGTGTCCTTCCTGACCTCACACTGGCCGAACTTGCCTATCCAGCCTGCAGGTACGGAATCGCCTTCCTCCATGTCCCCATTGCGCAGCAGGATTCCGGGCTCCTTGGCGAGGCTGGGGACTGCGAGCAAGCCCGCGATCAGGGTCGTGCTGAGCTGGAGCAGGACCTTCATAAGGGGTGGAGAAAAGGAAATCAGTTGGCCGGAGCCGGAGTATCCGGGGCGCTAGGAATGGCCTTGGCCGACCGGTCCGGCAGCACCAGGAGGATGGCCAGGCCAATGAAGCTTAGGAAGCCCAGCAGGGACGTCCACTTGGGAAGTCGTTTCGCGGCCACCAAGTGCGTGCATCCCCAAGCGAAGATCACATACCCCATGATTTCCGCAACGGCCCCGCCGTAGTACGGCAGGTCAGGCTTGCGGGTCACATCCTTCATGAAGTCCCCGAGGATCTGAAAGAAGATCCCAAAGGCCAGGCCTTGGGCAAATCCAGTCTTCTGTTCGGGGGTCATCGCCATGCTGCGTCCACCCTGCCCACGACCAGCGCGAGTGCAAGGGGGAAACGTGGGAAGCAAGGATGGATGGAAGAGCGGAGGCGTGGGGAAGCCCGGAGGGCCTGCGAATACCCCTGCCGTGCATGGATACCCGCTGGGCTGACGGGTACACGAGGCGGGGACAGGAATGTCCCAGATCCCGAGCCTCCATGAGCCCCCGGTACTTTCGCTGCTCCACCAGCGCTGGCCTCAGACATCACAAATACCCACGGCCTGCTTCAGCGAGGCGAGGGCGTCGGGACGTGCAGGGATGAACTCCTGCGCGACATGGCCTTTGTAACCGGTATCCACAATCGCCTTCATGATCGCGGGATAGTAGAGCTCCTGCGTCTCATCGATTTCATGACGTCCTGGCACGCCACCGGTGTGGTAGTGGGCGAAGTATTGATTGTCCCGCTTGATGGTGGCAATCACATCGCCCTCCATGATCTGCATGTGGTAGATGTCGTAGAGCAGCTTGAAGTTCGGCGAGCCGAGTTGCTTGCAGAGTTCCACGCCCCACGCGCTCTTGTCGCACATGTAGTCCTTGTGGTTCACCTTGCTGTTGAGCAGTTCCATCACCAGGGTGATGCCGTGTTTCTCCGCGATGGGGAGAACCTTCTTGAGACCTGCGACACAGTTCTTGATGCCGGTCTCCTCATCCATGCCATTGCGATTGCCGGAGAAGCAGATCACATGCTTCGCGCCGAAGTCCGCGCTGGCCTTCAGATGCGGTTCATACGCTTTCACGAGCAGGTCGTGGTACGCGGGATTGTTGAAGCCATGGGGAATGCTGCCCACCTTTTCGCCGCCGGGGCCCTCGATGGTGGGGAAGCTGATCATGGCGCTCGTGAGACCATGCTTCTTCAGCGTGTCGAAGTCCGGCGGGTCCACGAGATCGATCGAGGTAAGCCCCATCTCCTTGCCCGCGCGGCAGAGGTCATCGAGCGCCACTTTGGGATAGCACCACTTGCACGCGGAGTGGTTGATGTGGCCCTTCAATCCGGAAGCGGCATCTGCAGCTTCGAGACGGTGGAAGAGACCGGCGGCCATGGCTGCAGTGGCGCTTGCCGTAGCCGTGGCGGTCTGGAGGAAAGTACGGCGGGGAATGGGGGAGGTGCTCATGGTAAAAATGGAAACTTGGCGCCATGATGGCGGAAGATGGACGGAATGGGCAAGGGAAAGTAGTCCGCCGAGCCTCGGCGGTGTGGGTGTGAGGGCGCTACGTCCATGCAGATAAAAACCACCCACCACAAACTTCAGTCTCCGAAGTTCCTCTGCGTCTCCGTGTCTCTGTGTTGAATCCAATGCAGCCTGCCCGCGCTCTCCTAGGAGCAAGCCGCACATCGGCAGTTATCTTGCTAGGGAATGCGTATGCGGCACTCCCACCCGCCGAGGCTCGGCGGACTACTTTCTACTCCATCACCACATACCGCTTCTCGGTGGCATCCACTTTCACCTTGGGCAGCGTCTTCTTCTCTTCAAACTTCACCCACGCCTCGCGCAGGTCCTTCCAGAAGCCGAGCCACTCAGACTCGTCTGTCTCCGCCTGCAGCATGCGCTCCTCCGTCATGCGGAAGGGATACACATGCACGGGCACTTCCTTCTGGCCTGCGTGGATGGCAGACTCTACGATCAGGTAGATTTCCTCAATCACCGGATCCGTCATGGCAAAGCAGCCGAGGCTCACCTGATTCCCATGCACCATGAGGAAGGCGCCGGTGCGGCCATGGGCGCGGTCGAACTCATTCGGATAGCCGATGTTGAACGAGAGGTGGTACTTGCTCGCGGGATTCAAGAGGCCGGCGTTGGTGCTGTAAAATCCCTCGGGTGCCTGGAAATCGCCTTCCTTCTGCTTCGGGCCGAGCTGCCCGGACATCGCGACCACGGGCCACTTCTTCCACATCTTGTATTCCGTGGCCCCCTTGGGTTTCATCCACAACTCGAGCTCACGCTCCTCCTTCACGATACGGATGAAGGCGGGATTCCCCAGCGCCAGGCCGTCGGTGGCGAGCTGGGTCTTCAGTGTGGGAGACACCCGTTCGCGCACTTCCGTGATGCGGGGATTCTGCATGGTCTTGTAAACCGCAGCCACCACGCCACTGCAAGCGATGAGGACGAAGAATCCCAGCCAGAGGTATTGAAGCGAGCGCGGAATGGGTGAGACCGAAGGCGGCATGGAGGAAAAATATCAACCGCGTTCGCGGTGTCCATGGGGAGGTGGTTTACAAAAGGAACGGGGGGAGAGTGTTAGGAAGTCGCTGCGCCGGCTTCCAAAGTTGGTGGGCAGAGGGGCAGAGGAGGGCTTCCTATGCTTCAGCACTCCCAATTGCGTTACCTATGAGTCATGCACACGCATCAACCACGGAAACGCGTAGTATGTGCGCCACTACGTGCATTCCAGACTTTTGGAGTTCAGCCAAGTCATCGGGGGGATCAGGGAAGTCCCCAAATTCGAAACCAGTTTCACCTTGGCTCGAGACTGCATGAATTCCATGACTGATAACCGCTATCGACATCTGCCGCGGCCGTCGGATGCAATACGTTTCGATAGCCTCGAACCTCAACGTAACATGCTTCCACTTATTTGTAGCAAGCTCGCGTGATTCTAAGACGAATTGAATCCATCCACCTGTATCGGCTGGATTCAGCTCAATACTTCTGATCACAGTGTCAGAAAAGTCCCCGTACTGTGAACTGAGAGTGTTCCACACTATTGGTGTGCCGTGAAGGTAGCAATTCACTGTCGTAGAGGGGTGTGTGGCTGGACTCCGGGTGGGAGCCGTGCCCAACCTGGTGGTTTGTCTCTAGTACAATGAGACGCTCTATGAACAAGGAACAAAAAAACGGGAGCCCTCGCGGACTCCCGTTTTCCAAGTTGTGATATTCTCCGCGAGCTGGCCTTACTTCACCGGCAGCACCTGCACGCAGTCGAGGTGCACATTGCCCTTCGCGCCATCGACACGGAAGGTCACGGCAGCTTCAGCACCGGCTTCGAACTTGAACTTGCCCAGCGAGTGGAAGCCTTGCTTCAGCTCAGCGGGTTTGCTCTGGTCGACCGTGAAGTCCTTCTGGCCATCCGCACTGAGCACGCTCACCGGGACGGTGGTGCCGCGGTTCTTGTGCGGCTGCCAGGCGATGCGCACTTCATAGGTGCCGGTTTCCTTTACGCTGAAGGGGAAGCGAGCGCTCGAGCCTGCCGTACCCGTGTACTGGTAGCCCTTGTCCACATAGGGCTTGAGACCTTCGCCCTTGCTCCAGCTGCCAGTGAGCTCAGCTTCTTCGTCATCGATGACCAGGCCTTCGAGCTTCTTGGACTCAATGTGCTCCTGCACAATCTCCGGCAGCTTCGCCGCGTTGGCGGGCATGTAGAGCTGGCCTTCGATGCTGTCGCGACGCATGGCGCCGGGCTTGGTCATGAGGTCCTTGAGGTTGTCGAGGTACTGCTCATACACCCCACGCGGGGTGGTCTGGTGGCGCACGGTGAGGTAGGCGGCCTTGCCCACCACTTCACCCATCATGCCGCAGGTGCGCATCACGCGGATGGTGCCCAGTGCATTGTGGTCCACGGAGATGTTGCGGCCTGCCATGAAGAGGTTCTCAATGTTCTTCGAGTAGAAGGAGCGGTAGGGAATGGGGTAGCCATTCTTGCGATCCACGCCCTTGCCGAAGGCGGCGCGGGAGATGAAGGGATTGTCCTTGTACTTGGTCATGTACTGCTCCTTCGGGTAGTGCAGGTCGATGTCCCACGTGGTGGGCACGCAACCATCCGGGAACTGCTTGCCGCTCACGATGTCGTTTTCATTCAGCACCACGTCACCAATGAGCAGGCGGGACTCGCGCGTGCCGCCGATGTAGGCCACCCACTGGAAGGCGTGGTTCGCATACTTGCCCGGGTCCTTCTTGCGGAGACCGGAGAAGGCGCCGAAAAGCGCGCGCAGGTTCCAGTCACGCACGAGTTCGAGCTCCTCGATGGGATGCTTGTCAAAGCCGCTCTCCCAGAACCACTCGCCGTGGAGGAAGTCAGACACATTGAAGTGGCTGAGATCGGGAGCGGGCTTGTTCGCGCCAATGACATTGTTCTTCAAAGGCTTGAAGACCTTGGGTGTCGGGAAGTCCTTGTCGGGCTCCAGATCGAGCGCCCAAGGGGTCTCGGGCCAATCCTGTGCCTTGTCCGTCTTGGACACCACCCACATGTTGCTCATGCCGAGGTGACCCTTTTCCAGCATGGTGTAGGTGGCATTGGCCAGCGCACCCAGGTTGCCGTGACCCGTGCAGTCCACGAAGAACTTGCCGCGGATGTTCTTCTCCTCACCCGTCTTCACGTTCAGAGCGATGGCGCCGGAGATCTTCTTCTCCTTGCCCTTCGCCATCTCCACCTTCCACACATGGTTGTTCAGGTAGAGGTCGATGTTCTTTTCATCGCGCACGACCTGTTCCTTCAGCTTGTCGCCGTACTCTTCCACGAAGCCGGGGCTGTTGCTGGCGCGGTCGGTGAATTCTTCCACGATTTCGCCGAGGTGCGGATACAGGCCGCGGCGGGTGCCGCCCTGCGCCCAGACCTGCACTTCGCTGGAGCCGTTGCCACCCAGCACGGGGCGATTCTGGATGAGTGCGACGGAGAGACCCTGGCGGGCACCGCTGATGGCAGCGCCCATGCCAGCGTAGCCACCACCCACGACCACGAGATCGTATTCCTTCGTCACAGGCGCTTCATCGGGAAGGCCGAGGCTCTTGTGGCGGAAGGAGGCGAGTTCCTTCTTTTCCGCAGGCGGGGTGAACTTCAGGTCGTTCGTGAAGAGGATGGCATCCACGCGGCCGTTGAAGCCGGTCTGGTCATGAATGGCCAGCTTCGTGTCACCGGCGGGGAGCTGCACTTCGCCACCATCTTCCCAGAGCCAGTCCTTACCCTGCGTGCCGAAGTCCTTGCTGAGTGCCTTGCCATTCACGGAGACCTGGAAGCGTCCGGGGGCTCCGGGGGCATCCCAGGGACCTACCCAATTCTTCGTGCGGACCCACACGCGGTACTTTCCAGCGGTGGCGTTCTTCACGGTGGTGGAGGCATCCTTCACCGGCTTGCCCAGGCCATGAGCCATGAGGTAGGGCGAGCCCATGATATCGATGAACTGCGTGTCGAGCACCCAGCCGCCTTGATCCTGGAAGGACTCAGCTTCCACGAACAGATTGGCCGGGGCCGCGTGTGCCAGCGGCGCCGCGGCACCGAACGCGCCGGCCGTGGCCGCCGCGAGGCAGAGGGTGAGGAGAGGGTGCTTCTTCATGATCATCTAAACTACTAGAGCGGAAAAACGCGATGGGTGTAAAGGCTACAGTCCCGTCCCGGTCATCTTGGACAAGCAAATTTTAGGAACCGGAAACGCCCGGTGGGTAGAAGGCAACGAGGGCGGGAGTGGCGATTTAGCAGGCTACGATCGGGTCCCATTATTTAGCGAGTGGGTGGTATTTTGGGGCTGGAAGGGCTCCCAGAAGGAAATGCGCAACGCAGGATCATTCCCACCTGCATTGACACTCCTGCACCCTTCGCTAACCTCGGCATGTCCAAACAAAAGGGTTCCGCGATGCCTTCAGCGTCACGGGAGTGTCACACATCGATGGTAGGGTCGCCATCGTCTCCAAACACACTCAGACGATCTCGCCGATGAACCCTGCCCCCATGGAAATCCTCGCCACCGTGCTTTTTGCGGTGGCCGTGTTGCATACCTTTTGCGTCCAACGCTTTGCCCACTGGGCGCACCAGTATCCGAAGGGATCCATCCAGGAGAACCTGCTGCATTTCCTCGCCGAAACGGAGGTGGTGTTTGGTTTGTGGGCGGCGACCCTATTTGCGGGCATCGTGGCGCTGAAGCAGTCCGTGCATGACGCGGTGGTTTACATCGAAAGCCTGAACTACACCGAGCCGAAGTTCGTCCTGGTGGTCATGGTGGTGGCAGCCACGCGGCCCGTGGTGCGGCTTGCGGAGAGCATGATTTCCGCCGTGGCGCGGCTGCTGCCCTTCAAGGAAGCGATGGCCTTCTACGTGGCAGCACTCACCGTGGGCTCCTTGCTCGGTTCCTTCATCACCGAGCCCGCAGCCATGACCCTGCTCGCGCTGGTGTTGAAGCGGCGCTATTTCGACCACGGCATCACGCGGAAGTTCGCCTATGCCTCACTCGGCCTGTTGTTTGTGAATGTGTCCATCGGCGGCACGCTCACGCATTTCGCCGCCCCACCCGTGCTCATGGTCGCGGCGAAGTGGCAATGGGACACTGCCTACATGTTCACCCACTTCGGCTGGCGCGCCGCGCTGAGTTGCGTGGCCTCCACCGCGCTGGTGGCCTGGTATTTCCGGAAGGAATTGAATGCACTGGAGGTGCAGGCGCACAAGGCACAGCCCATTCCCGCGTGGCTCACCACCATGCACGTGCTCTTCCTCGCGGCAGTAGTGGGCTTCGCGCATCACCCGGATGTGTTCTTCGGCGTGTTCATGCTCTTCCTCGGACTCGTGACCGCCACGCGGGAATATCAAGACGGACTCAAGCTCCGCGAAGGTCTGCTGGTAGGGTTCTTCCTCGCGGGCCTCGTCACGCTCGGTTCGCTACAGGCCTATTGGCTGAAACCACTTATCGAAAGCCTCGATGGCGCCACGCTCTTCTTCGGTGCCACGGGATTGACGGCCATCACGGACAATGCCGCGCTCACCTACTTGGGCTCGCTGGTGGAGGGAATCGATGATTCCTTAAAGTATGCCCTTGTCGCGGGTGCTGTCACCGGCGGTGGACTCACAGTTATCGCCAATGCACCCAATCCCGCTGGTGTGGGCATTCTGCAAAAAGCGAAGGCGTTCGGTGATGAAGGCATCAGTCCGCTGGGTTTGTTCCTGGGTGCGTTACCGCCCACGGCGATTGCGATGGTGTTTTTCTGGTTTGTGGCGTGATACACCGTCATGGTGTGTGTGTGCACTTCAGAGGATGCGACGTCCCGCTTTACGCGTGAGCGTCAGTTAACGATCTGGAAACTGTGCCGAAGGCCTTGGACTGCGCGCAGCCCTGCTGCCGCTTTCCTGAGTCCACAGCCCTGCTGTGGCGATGGCGATACTTGCTCGTAACGTGATACGTGCTGGAGACTTGGCGACTTCGTCGCGGTGAAGTGTGCAGCAGGCTGCACTTTAGGAAAGCGGCAGCAGGCTGCGCGCAGTCCAAGGACGCTGCGCGTCACAGCGTCCGGATCATTCGTGGGTATCCCACCTCTCTATGATGTCGCCGCTCCTTGGGTGCTCTTCCGCGGCCTCCCATTTTACCCACCCTTTACAGACGACCCACACGGCAGGCTTACGCTGGGGTTGTCATGAAACCCATACCCAAAATTTTCAACACTCTCATCTTGGGCGGCACGACTATGTTCGCTTTTGCCATGGTGAACTCTCGTGCAGAGGAGGTCGTGGTCGACAAGCCCAAGAACCCGCTGACCACCAAGATTGAAATCGAAGTGGTCGTCGACCAGAAGGAGACGCCGGTACAGATCGCCCTCCTCCTGGATACCAGCAACAGCATGGACGGCCTCATCGAGCAGGCGAAGACGCAGCTCTGGAAGATTGTGAACGAATTCAAGGACGCGAAGCAGGGAGACAAGATTCCCGTGGTGCACGTCGCGCTCTATGAATACGGGAACAACAACCTGAGCGCAGGCACGAACTTCGTGCGGCAGATCCTGCCTTTCACCCGCGACCTGGACAAGGTGTCCGACGAACTCTTCAAGCTCACCACCAATGGTGGCAGCGAGTACTGCGGTGCGGTGATTCGCGAGGCCATCGACAATCTCGCTTGGGACAAATCTCCCAACGTGTACAAGGCCATCTTCATCGCGGGCAACGAGCCCTTCACGCAGGGGCCCGTGAGCGCGGACAAGACCTGTGGCAGCGCGATCGCGAAGGGAATCGTGGTGAATACCATCCACTGCGGCAGCGAGACGGATGGCGCCAATGGCGGCTGGAGAAGGGGCGCACACCTTGCGGAAGGCAAGTTCCTCACCATCGATCAGGACAAGGCCGTCGTTCATGTGAAGGCTCCGCAGGATGAAGAAATCACCAAGCTCAGCATTGAGCTGAACAACACCTACATCATCTACGGAGCCAGGGGCAAGGAAGGCAAGGACAACCAGGTGCGCCAGGATAATAATGCCAGCACGAAGGCCTCCGCCGGAGCCTCTGTGGAGCGTGCTGTTTCCAAAGCCTCAGCCAATTATTACAACGGAGGCTGGGATCTGGTAGACGGCTGCAAGAAGGGCGACGTGAAGCTGGAATCCGTGAAGGAAGCGGATCTCCCGGAGGAGATGAAGAAAATGAAACCCGAAGAACGCGCCGCCTATATCGAACAGAAATGCGCAGAACGCGAGAAACTGCAGGTGCGCATCCGCGAGTTGAACAAGGAACGCCAGGGCTACGTGGCCACCCAGCAGAAGGAAAAAGGCGAAGGCAAGACGCTGGATACCGCGATTGGCAACGCCGTGCGCGAGCAGGCTTCGACCCGTGCGGAGATCACGTTCAACAAGTAAGTGGTGTCTCCATGGTGGTCCGCCCACTCCGTGTGCGGTCAGTGGGTGAATTGCGAATAGCGGGTGGCACGTCCCAAGACGTCGCCACCCGCAGTCGTTTTGGGGAATGTTGAATGGAGGTGAAGGTGAGGTGGGCGGGTTGTATCGAGCGTTTGAGCAAGGCAGCCTCGGGAGACGCGCAACTGACCGCAAACGGAGTGGGCGGACCACCATGGGGCACCACCATCACGGCTTTGGCCTCAGGTGCTCGCGGATGCGCTTGGAGAACTCCGGATCCTGATCCGCCGCCTTTGCGTATTCGCTGATGAGTGACTGCTTGCGCAAGTCCTCAAATGGCACCGTGGTATCCAGCAGCCCTTTCGCATACGCAAAGCGATCCGCATAGCCATTGATGAGCAGACGCGGGTCGTAGCTCATTCCCTTGCCTTCGCGGTGGGCATGGCGATCGATGTTTACCGTGCAGTTGTTGCTGAAGAGCGCGTAGTACTCCGGCTTCTCCACGAGCTGGTTCATCTTCTCCACATAGGAAAGAAAGAGACGTCGCGCGCCCGCATTCCCAGCGTGGGTATGGTAGAGATACACACGCTCGTTGCGATAGTTGCTGCGCACGCGGACAAGGTCCCGCTCCTCACCCACCACATAGATGAGCTCGAACTGCTTGAACAGTGAGGGGATGGCAGAGTACTTCTCGTTCTTCTCCAGCCGCGCTTCGATGGAAATGCTCAACGGCGGGGCGTTGTCAAAAAGGAAGCTCACGAACGTGTGGGCGATTGGCTTGTCTGTCCACGTGGAGAGAAAAAAGTCCACGCCCGTGAGATGCGCGAGATCCACCTCGCGTTCCTCATGGCGCACGGTGAAGTCCGTACGAGAGCGGTAGTCAAAGTTCCGCACGCCTGTGATCCTCACGCGATCACCCTCGATGATGGCGTGGGGCATCACGCTGACCTCCGGCCGCCAGTCGCGGTCATTTCGCGCGGGAATGAGGGACCACCAGATCATCACGGCCACCACCACGGCTGCTTCTACCCAGAAGGCGCGGCGATCTCTCGCCAGCCACAGCGCCCAGATGCCGATGCCCGCAACCACCAGCGCCAGCACCGCGCGCAGCCATGGCCAGGGGAGATTGGAGTAATGAATTGCCAGGGCTGCCCACGTGATCAGGATGAAACGACAGAAAAATCCCGCGGTGCAGGCCAGCCACAAAAGCAGGCGCCGCCACCATGGGGCTGCGGGCGGATGTGCAGTAGCGGGATTCACCGCGCGGCAATACCGCAGGAACGCGGTTGGTGCCAGAGATCAATCCACTCGAGCCGTCTGCGGTGAGGGAGAATCTCCGGTGCGCTGAAGCCACAGCG harbors:
- a CDS encoding putative Na+/H+ antiporter; amino-acid sequence: MEILATVLFAVAVLHTFCVQRFAHWAHQYPKGSIQENLLHFLAETEVVFGLWAATLFAGIVALKQSVHDAVVYIESLNYTEPKFVLVVMVVAATRPVVRLAESMISAVARLLPFKEAMAFYVAALTVGSLLGSFITEPAAMTLLALVLKRRYFDHGITRKFAYASLGLLFVNVSIGGTLTHFAAPPVLMVAAKWQWDTAYMFTHFGWRAALSCVASTALVAWYFRKELNALEVQAHKAQPIPAWLTTMHVLFLAAVVGFAHHPDVFFGVFMLFLGLVTATREYQDGLKLREGLLVGFFLAGLVTLGSLQAYWLKPLIESLDGATLFFGATGLTAITDNAALTYLGSLVEGIDDSLKYALVAGAVTGGGLTVIANAPNPAGVGILQKAKAFGDEGISPLGLFLGALPPTAIAMVFFWFVA
- a CDS encoding glycine zipper domain-containing protein is translated as MKTSTWIRLLGALLILIECVSCVAPHPSPVVRGRRRGGVAGAAIGGAVNGWEGAAAGALIGGTVGGMTGRARRSYYTGTPYYAPARSPYGMGYY
- a CDS encoding GDSL-type esterase/lipase family protein, producing MKVLLQLSTTLIAGLLAVPSLAKEPGILLRNGDMEEGDSVPAGWIGKFGQCEVRKDTLWYHGGKASMVVDRSAMTDNGRGCIHQMILLREPPKEANPAVVSSATPSEAKAPITPPGPLKIKVSGWLRTGVDAKATFAAHFFDDKHGFSELVPIAHVEKFQDWQQAQAEIDVPPQATRVALSLYLEGKSRAWLDDVAITVTPESSVKEIAALNVVSAPKSPKEPGDVTKVPTTAVPGYYPEQPHAWQAFHESFVRRARQGGIDVLFLGDSITQGWSTTGEDPWEKHFAPFKAANFGLGGDKTGNVLWRIENGELEGISPKVVVLMIGMNNLWDGKNTSTDIVTGIRTIVDKLRAKLPQSKVLILGLPPSGADPMGLDRVRIAQVNTEAAGIGNGAEVRFLDLFPRFLTRNGTLVPGAYAPDNVHLTAQGYAILAEELRPWVEQMMK
- a CDS encoding vWA domain-containing protein, which translates into the protein MKPIPKIFNTLILGGTTMFAFAMVNSRAEEVVVDKPKNPLTTKIEIEVVVDQKETPVQIALLLDTSNSMDGLIEQAKTQLWKIVNEFKDAKQGDKIPVVHVALYEYGNNNLSAGTNFVRQILPFTRDLDKVSDELFKLTTNGGSEYCGAVIREAIDNLAWDKSPNVYKAIFIAGNEPFTQGPVSADKTCGSAIAKGIVVNTIHCGSETDGANGGWRRGAHLAEGKFLTIDQDKAVVHVKAPQDEEITKLSIELNNTYIIYGARGKEGKDNQVRQDNNASTKASAGASVERAVSKASANYYNGGWDLVDGCKKGDVKLESVKEADLPEEMKKMKPEERAAYIEQKCAEREKLQVRIRELNKERQGYVATQQKEKGEGKTLDTAIGNAVREQASTRAEITFNK
- a CDS encoding L,D-transpeptidase family protein, which produces MPPSVSPIPRSLQYLWLGFFVLIACSGVVAAVYKTMQNPRITEVRERVSPTLKTQLATDGLALGNPAFIRIVKEERELELWMKPKGATEYKMWKKWPVVAMSGQLGPKQKEGDFQAPEGFYSTNAGLLNPASKYHLSFNIGYPNEFDRAHGRTGAFLMVHGNQVSLGCFAMTDPVIEEIYLIVESAIHAGQKEVPVHVYPFRMTEERMLQAETDESEWLGFWKDLREAWVKFEEKKTLPKVKVDATEKRYVVME
- a CDS encoding hydroxypyruvate isomerase family protein: MSTSPIPRRTFLQTATATASATAAMAAGLFHRLEAADAASGLKGHINHSACKWCYPKVALDDLCRAGKEMGLTSIDLVDPPDFDTLKKHGLTSAMISFPTIEGPGGEKVGSIPHGFNNPAYHDLLVKAYEPHLKASADFGAKHVICFSGNRNGMDEETGIKNCVAGLKKVLPIAEKHGITLVMELLNSKVNHKDYMCDKSAWGVELCKQLGSPNFKLLYDIYHMQIMEGDVIATIKRDNQYFAHYHTGGVPGRHEIDETQELYYPAIMKAIVDTGYKGHVAQEFIPARPDALASLKQAVGICDV
- a CDS encoding EF-hand domain-containing protein, translated to MKLPLTWLALLLATIVLLPACSSVRTSTESDRDLFLEADKNKDGQLTLAEVNAMGLPRVFNHFDKNRDGTVTMEEARAVDPDFEEHHFSERDLNRDGKVSFEEYIQVAKKRGGLKKHFAVVDANSDGAINQAEANAYVEKLEAETTANVTE
- a CDS encoding FAD-dependent oxidoreductase, with translation MKKHPLLTLCLAAATAGAFGAAAPLAHAAPANLFVEAESFQDQGGWVLDTQFIDIMGSPYLMAHGLGKPVKDASTTVKNATAGKYRVWVRTKNWVGPWDAPGAPGRFQVSVNGKALSKDFGTQGKDWLWEDGGEVQLPAGDTKLAIHDQTGFNGRVDAILFTNDLKFTPPAEKKELASFRHKSLGLPDEAPVTKEYDLVVVGGGYAGMGAAISGARQGLSVALIQNRPVLGGNGSSEVQVWAQGGTRRGLYPHLGEIVEEFTDRASNSPGFVEEYGDKLKEQVVRDEKNIDLYLNNHVWKVEMAKGKEKKISGAIALNVKTGEEKNIRGKFFVDCTGHGNLGALANATYTMLEKGHLGMSNMWVVSKTDKAQDWPETPWALDLEPDKDFPTPKVFKPLKNNVIGANKPAPDLSHFNVSDFLHGEWFWESGFDKHPIEELELVRDWNLRALFGAFSGLRKKDPGKYANHAFQWVAYIGGTRESRLLIGDVVLNENDIVSGKQFPDGCVPTTWDIDLHYPKEQYMTKYKDNPFISRAAFGKGVDRKNGYPIPYRSFYSKNIENLFMAGRNISVDHNALGTIRVMRTCGMMGEVVGKAAYLTVRHQTTPRGVYEQYLDNLKDLMTKPGAMRRDSIEGQLYMPANAAKLPEIVQEHIESKKLEGLVIDDEEAELTGSWSKGEGLKPYVDKGYQYTGTAGSSARFPFSVKETGTYEVRIAWQPHKNRGTTVPVSVLSADGQKDFTVDQSKPAELKQGFHSLGKFKFEAGAEAAVTFRVDGAKGNVHLDCVQVLPVK